Proteins encoded in a region of the Melioribacteraceae bacterium genome:
- a CDS encoding twin-arginine translocase TatA/TatE family subunit, producing the protein MGNFGATEIILIVLVLILLFGGKKIPELMKGIGQGVKQFKKGLRGEDNNEEKEKE; encoded by the coding sequence GTGGGAAACTTTGGCGCAACTGAAATAATTTTAATAGTACTTGTTTTAATTCTCCTCTTCGGCGGTAAAAAAATTCCTGAATTGATGAAAGGTATTGGTCAGGGAGTAAAACAATTCAAGAAAGGATTGCGCGGCGAAGATAATAATGAGGAGAAAGAGAAAGAATAA
- a CDS encoding glycoside hydrolase family 2 TIM barrel-domain containing protein — translation MSQNWKPAKNPIITQWGEKLNPESPLPEYPRPQMERSEWKNLNGLWDYTIRSKHLILPELFDSKILVPFPIESALSGVKKTVGKENLLWYRKIFDIPDSWKGKRIILHFGAVDWETEIYINKKFVGSHRGGYDSFSFDITDFLTGNSGQEIILSVWDPSNDGFQPRGKQVNKPGGIWYTSVTGIWQTVWIEPVNTTYIRSLKLIPDIDEKILWVNLIYEGIQDNDEVELIAVNGAKEIFREKFYFSDLMTLQIENPKLWSPDNPFLYKLKISLMRNGNTIDQVDSYFAMRKISVTKDPQGIPRLYLNNKFLFQFGTLDQGWWPDGLYTAPTDEALFYDIEKLKQYGFNLIRKHVKVEPERYYYHCDRLGMLVWQDMPSGDSYASSGDNNEIKRIAQSEYQFEKELKSMIDQLYNYPSIIVWVPFNEGWGQFNTISVINWIKHFDPYRLLDGPSGWSDFYGAGDIQDKHDYPGPSMPEDKKDNRALALGEFGGLGLPVENHTWRDKDNWGYRSFNNSDDLRNSFISLIDRFPELIRKGLSAAIYTQTTDVEIEVNGLLTYDRKVDKMGAGTVRDAIRKLYEVVK, via the coding sequence ATGAGTCAGAATTGGAAACCGGCAAAGAATCCGATCATCACACAATGGGGAGAAAAATTAAATCCTGAATCACCGCTGCCCGAATATCCGCGCCCGCAAATGGAAAGAAGCGAATGGAAAAATCTAAACGGTCTGTGGGATTATACCATCCGCTCAAAACATCTTATTTTACCTGAATTATTTGATTCGAAAATTCTTGTACCGTTCCCGATTGAATCAGCTTTGTCAGGCGTAAAAAAAACTGTCGGTAAGGAGAATCTACTCTGGTACAGAAAAATTTTCGATATTCCTGATAGCTGGAAGGGGAAACGGATTATTCTTCACTTCGGCGCTGTCGATTGGGAAACAGAAATCTATATAAATAAAAAGTTTGTAGGCTCTCATCGCGGTGGATACGATTCATTCAGTTTCGACATTACTGATTTTCTAACCGGAAACAGCGGACAGGAGATAATTCTTTCAGTCTGGGATCCATCTAACGACGGATTTCAACCGAGAGGCAAACAGGTAAACAAACCGGGTGGAATCTGGTATACTTCGGTTACCGGGATCTGGCAGACAGTTTGGATTGAACCGGTTAACACCACATATATAAGAAGCCTGAAACTGATTCCTGATATCGATGAAAAAATTCTCTGGGTAAATTTAATTTATGAAGGGATTCAGGATAATGACGAGGTTGAACTTATAGCCGTTAACGGCGCAAAGGAGATCTTCCGCGAGAAATTCTATTTCAGCGATTTGATGACCCTGCAAATTGAAAATCCAAAACTCTGGTCGCCGGATAATCCGTTTCTCTATAAACTAAAAATCAGTCTTATGAGGAATGGGAATACAATCGATCAGGTCGATTCTTATTTCGCTATGAGGAAAATATCTGTAACAAAAGATCCGCAGGGAATTCCCCGTCTCTATCTTAACAATAAATTTTTATTTCAGTTCGGTACTCTTGATCAGGGATGGTGGCCGGACGGGCTCTATACAGCTCCTACCGACGAGGCTCTTTTTTACGACATTGAAAAGCTTAAGCAATACGGATTCAATCTGATCCGTAAACATGTTAAGGTTGAACCTGAAAGATATTATTATCATTGCGACCGGCTTGGAATGCTGGTTTGGCAGGATATGCCAAGCGGTGATTCTTATGCTTCTTCCGGTGATAATAATGAGATCAAACGTATCGCTCAATCTGAATACCAGTTTGAAAAAGAATTGAAATCAATGATCGACCAATTATACAATTATCCATCAATTATTGTCTGGGTTCCTTTCAATGAGGGGTGGGGACAATTCAATACAATTTCGGTAATCAACTGGATAAAGCACTTCGATCCTTACCGATTATTGGACGGACCGAGCGGGTGGAGCGATTTCTACGGTGCAGGCGATATTCAGGATAAGCACGATTATCCAGGGCCATCAATGCCGGAAGATAAAAAAGATAACAGAGCGCTTGCCCTTGGAGAATTCGGCGGGCTTGGCCTTCCGGTAGAAAATCATACTTGGAGGGATAAGGATAATTGGGGTTACAGAAGTTTTAATAATAGTGATGATTTAAGAAATTCTTTCATTTCTCTTATCGATCGGTTCCCTGAATTAATCAGGAAGGGATTATCCGCTGCAATTTATACTCAGACCACCGACGTAGAGATTGAAGTGAACGGACTTCTTACTTACGATCGCAAAGTAGATAAAATGGGTGCCGGAACTGTAAGAGATGCAATCCGGAAACTTTATGAAGTTGTCAAATAA
- the htpG gene encoding molecular chaperone HtpG, with amino-acid sequence MSDNIHSTKYEFKAEVKKLLDILVHSLYTSREIFLRELISNGSDALDKLRFESNRGTQIIDSDLPMEIRIDFDEKNKKIIISDTGIGMTRDEVIANIGTIAKSGTEEFIRLVAETKTDANNIIGKFGVGFYSVFMVAKEVVLKTKSFKNDEPAVIWKSDGLGDYEISGTDETVKRGTQIEIELKEDAAEYAGKWKLEQIIKKHSSFISFPVFLGGEKINTISALWREPKSSVTKDQYKEFYKFLTYDNEEPMDTIHKSVDAPIQFNALLFIPSKSFEFFWMDRENYGLDLYVRRVLIQHKNKDLLPEYLSFIKGVVDSEDLPLNISRETLQENIVFSKISSSVTSTVLGFLIDKAKNDREGYIKFWKEHGRIFKLGYTDFANHEKYNELIRFNSSSSAGKEDLTSLEEYVSRMKQDQKEIYYISGTNREAILIDPHFEIFKKKGLEVLFMFDPVDEFVVSSIRKYKEYDFKSVVNADLQKLEKFENKTGDADNFEKLSGDDTKHFSSLLSKMKLILGDKVVEVRESKRLVDSAACLISGEDDISAAMHKIMKMANQNVGSQKKIMEINPNHKLVRNLLKVYKTSADDEYLNKVTEHLYESSLLQEGNLDDPHELIRRMNLLLEESSEWYCKVKNI; translated from the coding sequence ATGTCGGATAACATTCACTCAACAAAATATGAATTCAAAGCGGAAGTAAAAAAGCTTTTAGATATACTCGTTCATTCACTTTATACCAGCCGGGAAATATTTCTGCGCGAATTGATCTCGAACGGATCAGACGCACTCGATAAACTCAGGTTCGAATCGAACAGGGGTACTCAGATTATCGATAGCGATCTTCCAATGGAAATCAGAATCGATTTCGATGAGAAGAATAAAAAGATTATTATTTCCGATACAGGTATCGGAATGACAAGAGACGAAGTAATCGCAAACATCGGAACGATTGCTAAATCGGGAACCGAGGAATTTATTCGTCTCGTCGCGGAAACCAAAACTGATGCGAACAATATTATCGGGAAATTCGGAGTCGGCTTCTATTCAGTTTTTATGGTTGCAAAAGAAGTTGTTCTTAAAACAAAATCATTTAAAAATGACGAACCCGCTGTTATATGGAAGTCGGATGGACTCGGCGATTATGAAATCTCCGGAACTGATGAAACCGTTAAGAGGGGGACACAAATTGAGATTGAATTAAAAGAGGATGCCGCCGAATATGCAGGTAAATGGAAACTGGAACAGATAATAAAAAAACATTCTAGTTTTATTTCTTTCCCGGTATTTCTGGGCGGTGAAAAAATAAATACCATTTCTGCGCTCTGGCGTGAACCGAAATCCTCTGTTACCAAAGATCAATACAAGGAATTCTATAAATTCCTAACTTATGATAACGAAGAACCGATGGATACAATCCACAAATCGGTTGATGCGCCCATTCAGTTCAACGCTCTCTTGTTTATTCCTTCTAAAAGCTTTGAATTCTTCTGGATGGACCGGGAGAATTACGGACTCGATCTCTATGTCCGGCGAGTTCTTATTCAGCATAAGAATAAGGATCTTCTTCCGGAGTATTTAAGTTTTATAAAAGGTGTTGTCGATTCCGAGGATCTTCCGCTGAATATATCAAGGGAAACTTTACAGGAGAATATTGTCTTCTCAAAAATCTCTTCGAGTGTAACATCAACCGTGCTAGGTTTCCTCATCGACAAAGCTAAAAACGACAGGGAAGGATACATCAAATTCTGGAAAGAACATGGCAGGATTTTTAAACTCGGTTATACAGACTTTGCAAATCACGAAAAGTATAATGAGCTGATCCGTTTCAATTCGTCTTCGTCTGCCGGCAAAGAGGATTTAACTTCGCTAGAAGAGTATGTCTCAAGGATGAAACAGGATCAGAAGGAAATTTATTATATAAGTGGTACTAACCGCGAGGCTATCTTAATTGATCCCCATTTCGAAATATTCAAGAAGAAAGGTCTGGAGGTTCTTTTTATGTTCGATCCTGTTGACGAGTTTGTTGTCTCATCGATAAGGAAGTATAAAGAATATGATTTTAAATCAGTCGTTAATGCAGACCTTCAAAAACTTGAAAAGTTCGAGAATAAAACCGGGGATGCTGATAATTTCGAAAAATTGTCCGGCGATGACACAAAACATTTCAGCAGTCTCTTATCAAAAATGAAATTGATTCTCGGTGATAAAGTGGTTGAAGTAAGAGAATCCAAACGACTTGTCGATAGCGCCGCATGTTTGATATCGGGTGAGGACGACATTTCAGCAGCAATGCACAAGATAATGAAAATGGCAAATCAGAATGTTGGTTCACAGAAAAAAATAATGGAAATAAATCCCAATCATAAACTCGTGCGGAATCTTCTTAAAGTGTATAAAACAAGCGCTGATGATGAATATTTGAATAAGGTAACAGAACATCTTTACGAATCATCTCTTCTGCAGGAAGGGAATCTGGATGATCCTCATGAACTTATACGTAGAATGAATCTTCTGCTCGAAGAATCGAGCGAATGGTATTGTAAAGTAAAAAATATTTGA
- a CDS encoding galactokinase family protein: MEGPDSIIKISTPGRICLFGEHQDYLKLPVIAAAISKRVAVEGKRINEDLVRIQLPDINEEDRFQIIPEIPYLKERDYLRSALNILQRAGFTFTGGINCTVKGEIPINTGTSSSSALIVAWINFLSRISDQKQILPAEKIAELAYKSEVLEFSEPGGMMDHYSTAIGGIIHLSSDPFIRIEKIKPLDSAFILGNSEEPKDTTGILARVKQGVIRIISGLKERYPEFDLRNISPEDLSIYEKDLTHDEMNLLNGTITNRVITEQAFKVLKSESIDHSLLGKLLNRHQAVLRNDLKISTEKIDRMINTALDAGALGCKINGSGGGGCMFAYAPFNPEKVLEAVRIIAPDSYIVYVDEGTRSENITGIL; the protein is encoded by the coding sequence TTGGAAGGTCCCGACAGCATAATAAAAATCTCGACTCCCGGTAGGATCTGCCTGTTCGGAGAACACCAGGATTATCTAAAGCTTCCTGTAATTGCTGCTGCGATCTCAAAGAGAGTTGCAGTCGAAGGCAAACGCATTAATGAAGACCTGGTCCGCATCCAACTGCCCGATATTAATGAAGAGGACCGGTTTCAAATTATTCCGGAAATTCCCTACTTAAAAGAAAGAGATTACCTTCGGAGTGCTCTGAATATTCTGCAACGTGCAGGTTTTACTTTCACCGGCGGAATTAATTGCACGGTTAAAGGGGAAATCCCTATTAATACCGGTACATCTAGTTCCTCTGCTCTGATTGTCGCCTGGATAAATTTTCTTTCTCGAATAAGCGATCAGAAACAGATTCTTCCGGCCGAAAAAATTGCTGAGCTGGCATACAAATCGGAAGTGCTCGAATTCTCTGAACCGGGCGGAATGATGGATCACTATTCAACCGCCATAGGCGGGATAATCCATTTAAGTTCAGACCCCTTTATCAGGATTGAAAAAATTAAACCTCTTGATAGCGCGTTTATACTTGGGAATTCTGAAGAACCGAAAGACACTACCGGAATTCTTGCCCGTGTTAAACAGGGTGTAATTAGAATTATTTCCGGTCTGAAAGAAAGGTATCCTGAATTTGACCTAAGGAATATCAGCCCGGAGGATTTGAGTATATACGAAAAAGATCTTACTCACGATGAAATGAATCTTCTTAATGGGACGATTACTAACAGAGTTATTACAGAACAGGCATTTAAGGTTCTTAAATCAGAGAGTATCGATCATTCGCTTCTCGGAAAATTGTTAAACAGGCATCAGGCAGTCTTAAGAAACGATTTAAAAATTTCTACTGAAAAAATTGACAGAATGATAAACACCGCACTGGACGCCGGTGCTTTAGGATGTAAGATAAACGGATCGGGCGGAGGCGGATGTATGTTTGCTTATGCGCCTTTTAATCCTGAAAAGGTTTTAGAAGCTGTTAGAATAATAGCGCCTGATTCTTATATTGTTTATGTTGATGAAGGAACGCGTTCAGAAAATATTACAGGAATTTTGTAA
- a CDS encoding sugar phosphate nucleotidyltransferase, whose protein sequence is MPRIVILAGGISSRMKNPPSGVLDIDKNLLSDSDNKSKSMIRLGSGNKPFLDFLLMNISRSGYNDVVIVVNEKDTSIINYYKDPESRYEFPEINISFAYQPIPPGREKPMGTADALYHACLSRPDWKGKKFTMCNSDNLYSVESFKILLNSPYTNSMIDYESEGLGFDKERIGKFAITLKDDDNFLTGIIEKPPADLFESVLRKDGFVGVSMNIFRFDYDMILPFLINTPVNPERNEKEIPTAIRLLIEKFPGSFYAYRRREYVPDLSSKNDIPVVKKFLEDQFGKNLTK, encoded by the coding sequence ATGCCAAGAATTGTGATACTTGCAGGCGGAATTTCCTCCCGGATGAAAAATCCTCCCTCCGGAGTATTGGATATTGATAAAAATCTTCTCAGTGATTCCGACAATAAGTCAAAATCGATGATCAGGTTAGGTTCGGGTAATAAACCGTTTCTCGACTTTTTACTAATGAATATCTCCAGATCAGGTTACAATGATGTTGTTATAGTTGTTAATGAGAAGGATACATCGATCATTAATTATTACAAGGATCCAGAATCCCGTTATGAATTTCCGGAAATAAATATCAGTTTTGCTTATCAGCCAATTCCTCCGGGTAGGGAGAAGCCGATGGGAACAGCCGATGCACTCTATCATGCATGCTTGTCAAGACCCGACTGGAAAGGGAAAAAATTTACAATGTGCAACAGCGACAATCTTTATTCGGTTGAGTCGTTCAAAATACTTCTAAATTCTCCATATACGAATTCAATGATCGATTATGAAAGTGAAGGACTTGGTTTCGATAAAGAACGAATCGGGAAGTTTGCAATTACATTGAAGGACGATGATAATTTCCTTACCGGGATAATTGAAAAACCACCGGCAGATTTGTTTGAATCGGTTTTAAGAAAGGACGGGTTTGTAGGCGTTAGCATGAATATTTTCCGATTCGACTATGATATGATTCTTCCGTTCTTAATTAATACGCCGGTCAATCCGGAAAGAAATGAAAAAGAGATCCCAACGGCTATCAGATTGCTCATAGAAAAATTCCCCGGATCGTTTTATGCTTACAGGAGAAGGGAGTATGTGCCGGATCTCTCAAGCAAGAATGATATACCGGTTGTCAAGAAATTTTTAGAAGATCAATTCGGAAAAAATCTAACTAAATAA
- a CDS encoding glucosamine-6-phosphate deaminase produces the protein MYHKLNIDYISPVENYFLKLSGKEFIYEPTEKIPVIQTQNFYELGRLTALRFIEWIQKNPGGVISLPTGKTPEHFISMVGYYLKNWDQPGVKAELKKSGVDTSVRPDMKGLHFVQIDEFYPIDSHQHNSFYFFLQKFYFENLGLDQSKALLINVNEIGTADNLPLDKIFPDKKVDLGLRTRWASSRQERLQKRTIEIVDEFCTDYERRIRELGGIGFFLGGIGPDGHIGFNIQGSDHFSTTRFTQTNYETQAASSVDLGGMEIARSIHTITIGLDTITYNEEATAIIIAAGEAKSNIVRDSVENSFTNKYPATVLQKLKNARFYITNGAALRLRERRFADFAKESPLSNRSIERAVINLAVDKQKEVKDLSDEDYRNDKFGGLILNSRYKNSEETNRMIFENSLEKFNKGISGIENETILHTAPHHDDIMLGYLPYIIHLVRNASNRHHFTTLTSGFTAVTNSYMLKMVEALKEYVDSDGIEKLFNMNYFDPANRYGSDKDVNLYLDGLAAHSRTMKTEASSRRLLRNVIEVYGQANLNVIKVRIDELIDYFRTQYPGKKDIPAVQKLKGMLREFEEEIVWAYFGFSSESVSHLRLGFYQGEIFTENPEIERDIMPFVNLLRKVKPTILTVALDPEGSGPDTHYKVLQTITEALKVYGNETDISQLKIWCYRNVWNRFHPAEANMFIPVSLNSFAILENIFMNSYGSQRDASFPSFEYDGPFSRLVQKIQSEQYQTVRLCLGKDFFMNHPVPRVRAAHGMIYLLELPLNEFYTKSIELKKLTEINNYKRDLIDG, from the coding sequence ATGTATCATAAACTTAACATTGATTACATCTCTCCCGTAGAAAATTATTTTCTTAAACTTTCTGGTAAGGAATTTATCTACGAACCGACCGAAAAAATCCCGGTAATCCAGACACAGAACTTTTACGAACTTGGAAGATTAACGGCATTACGTTTTATTGAATGGATTCAGAAGAATCCCGGCGGAGTAATTTCGCTCCCTACCGGTAAAACGCCAGAGCATTTCATCTCGATGGTCGGTTATTATCTGAAGAACTGGGATCAGCCGGGTGTAAAAGCCGAATTGAAAAAATCCGGAGTAGATACTTCCGTGAGACCCGACATGAAGGGTCTTCATTTTGTTCAGATAGATGAATTCTACCCGATCGATTCGCATCAGCATAACAGCTTCTATTTTTTCCTTCAGAAATTTTATTTCGAGAATCTCGGACTCGATCAATCCAAAGCACTCCTGATAAATGTGAATGAAATCGGGACTGCTGATAATCTTCCTCTTGATAAAATATTCCCCGATAAAAAAGTAGACCTCGGACTCCGCACAAGATGGGCCAGTTCACGTCAGGAGAGACTTCAAAAAAGAACAATTGAGATAGTGGACGAATTCTGCACGGATTATGAGCGGCGGATTAGAGAACTTGGGGGCATCGGATTCTTCCTGGGTGGTATCGGCCCCGACGGGCATATCGGTTTTAATATTCAGGGGAGCGATCATTTCTCTACTACGCGATTTACACAAACAAATTACGAAACACAGGCTGCTTCTTCCGTAGATCTAGGCGGTATGGAGATTGCCCGGTCAATTCATACAATTACCATCGGACTCGATACAATTACTTACAATGAAGAAGCTACAGCCATAATAATCGCTGCGGGTGAAGCGAAATCCAATATTGTAAGAGACTCTGTAGAAAATTCATTTACTAACAAATATCCGGCAACTGTTTTACAAAAATTAAAGAATGCCCGTTTTTACATAACAAACGGAGCTGCCCTCCGTTTGCGTGAAAGAAGGTTTGCAGATTTTGCCAAAGAATCTCCTCTTTCAAATCGCTCGATTGAAAGGGCGGTTATTAATCTCGCAGTTGATAAACAGAAAGAAGTGAAAGACCTTTCGGATGAAGATTACAGGAACGATAAATTCGGCGGATTGATTCTGAACAGCAGATACAAAAATTCTGAAGAAACTAACAGAATGATATTTGAAAATTCGCTCGAGAAATTTAATAAGGGAATCTCGGGTATTGAAAATGAAACTATTCTTCATACGGCGCCCCATCACGATGATATAATGCTTGGATATCTGCCTTATATAATTCATCTTGTAAGAAATGCATCGAACCGTCATCACTTTACAACTCTAACCAGCGGTTTTACGGCGGTTACTAATTCATACATGTTAAAAATGGTTGAGGCCCTTAAGGAATACGTTGACAGCGATGGTATTGAGAAATTATTTAATATGAATTATTTCGATCCGGCAAACAGATACGGCTCGGACAAGGATGTTAATCTCTATCTCGACGGACTTGCGGCTCACAGCAGAACTATGAAGACAGAGGCATCCAGCAGAAGATTGTTAAGAAATGTTATTGAAGTATACGGTCAGGCTAACCTGAATGTAATTAAAGTAAGAATTGATGAACTGATCGATTATTTTAGAACTCAATATCCTGGTAAAAAAGATATTCCGGCCGTACAGAAATTAAAAGGAATGCTGCGCGAGTTTGAAGAGGAAATTGTATGGGCTTATTTCGGTTTCAGCAGCGAGAGCGTATCGCATCTGCGCCTTGGATTTTATCAGGGTGAAATATTTACCGAGAATCCTGAAATAGAACGGGATATTATGCCTTTCGTAAATCTTTTAAGAAAAGTAAAACCGACAATATTGACAGTTGCCCTCGATCCTGAAGGAAGCGGCCCCGATACTCACTACAAAGTACTTCAGACTATTACTGAAGCTTTAAAAGTTTATGGGAATGAAACCGATATTTCACAACTTAAAATCTGGTGCTACAGAAATGTATGGAACCGGTTCCATCCGGCAGAAGCTAATATGTTTATACCAGTTAGTCTCAATTCTTTCGCAATTCTTGAAAATATTTTTATGAACAGTTACGGCTCTCAACGCGATGCAAGCTTCCCGAGTTTTGAATACGACGGACCTTTCAGCCGGCTCGTTCAAAAAATTCAGTCGGAACAGTATCAGACTGTCCGGCTCTGTCTTGGAAAGGATTTCTTTATGAATCATCCGGTTCCAAGAGTTCGTGCTGCCCACGGAATGATCTATCTCCTGGAGCTTCCCTTAAACGAGTTCTATACAAAATCGATAGAACTGAAAAAACTTACCGAGATCAATAATTACAAACGGGATCTGATAGATGGCTGA
- a CDS encoding NAD-dependent epimerase/dehydratase family protein, with product MADTKVVVTGGAGFIGSHIVEYWLGAGAEVHIIDNLRTGFLSNVQLFPDAVFHKGSITDRKLVFDVLRNADYVHHLAAFVSVPESIEKPEECYDININGLLNVLDGSKEFGIKKIVFSSSAAVYGDNPESPKRISTKTGPKSPYGSTKLEGEEHLKSFHDLHGLGAVSLRYFNVFGPRQDPKSQYAAAVPIFISRALKNEPVIIYGDGTQTRDFIFVKDVVNANVIAATNKNVNGVFNVASGCAVSILQIADTIIRITGSSSEIEFRDERAGDIKHSLASIDETKMDLGFSPQSDLADGLGKTIEYYINKRGQ from the coding sequence ATGGCTGATACTAAAGTTGTTGTTACAGGCGGCGCGGGATTTATTGGAAGTCATATAGTCGAATACTGGCTCGGTGCGGGCGCGGAGGTTCATATTATAGATAATTTAAGAACCGGATTCCTTTCGAATGTTCAACTATTCCCCGATGCCGTTTTTCATAAAGGAAGTATTACGGACCGGAAGCTTGTCTTTGATGTATTAAGGAATGCGGATTATGTTCATCATCTGGCCGCTTTCGTTTCCGTTCCTGAATCGATCGAAAAACCGGAGGAATGCTACGACATAAATATTAACGGCCTTTTGAATGTACTCGACGGATCCAAGGAATTTGGTATTAAGAAAATTGTTTTCAGCAGTTCAGCTGCAGTTTACGGTGATAATCCTGAATCTCCAAAAAGAATCTCAACTAAAACCGGACCTAAGTCTCCATACGGTTCAACAAAACTGGAAGGGGAAGAGCATCTTAAAAGTTTCCACGACCTTCATGGACTCGGTGCAGTTTCACTCAGGTATTTTAACGTATTCGGTCCGAGGCAGGATCCTAAAAGTCAGTATGCGGCAGCGGTTCCGATCTTTATAAGCCGGGCATTAAAAAATGAACCGGTAATTATTTACGGCGACGGAACCCAGACCCGGGATTTTATTTTTGTGAAGGATGTTGTTAACGCTAATGTAATTGCAGCAACTAATAAGAATGTGAACGGTGTTTTCAACGTTGCGTCCGGTTGTGCTGTTTCAATTCTTCAAATTGCCGATACAATAATTAGAATCACAGGAAGCAGTAGCGAAATTGAATTCCGGGATGAAAGAGCCGGAGATATAAAACACAGTCTTGCTTCGATTGATGAGACTAAAATGGACTTAGGTTTCTCTCCGCAATCTGATCTTGCAGATGGATTAGGAAAAACTATTGAATATTATATTAATAAAAGGGGGCAGTAA